The Paenibacillus sophorae genome has a segment encoding these proteins:
- a CDS encoding LLM class flavin-dependent oxidoreductase, whose protein sequence is MYEFNSKISVLDLAPILSGSTPKDSFRRTLELAQHAEKLGYHRYWLAEHHNMPGIGSSATSILIGHIASGTKKIRVGSGGIMLPNHAPLVIAEQFGTLESLYPGRIDLGLGRASGSDMRTTRALRRTLGSNGDDFPDLLRELRSYFHPEDEPIEPGVRAIPGEGMDIPIWLLGSSGFSAQLAGRLGLPFSFASHFAPDYLLQALDLYRSAFTPSRMLDKPYVMIGLNVIAADSAEEASWLATTDEQQVLNLIRGRTSEYNPPVENMDALWNEQEKTRIRKQMDFGIIGDRTTILKKLPVLFEETKADEFIVTSHIYDHQARLRSYEILANAVNELRQ, encoded by the coding sequence ATGTACGAATTCAATTCAAAAATCTCTGTTTTGGATCTCGCCCCGATCTTGTCGGGCAGCACACCCAAAGATTCTTTCCGACGTACGCTGGAGCTCGCGCAACACGCCGAAAAGCTCGGTTATCACCGATATTGGCTCGCTGAGCACCATAATATGCCAGGAATCGGGAGCTCGGCAACATCGATCTTGATCGGACATATTGCGTCTGGAACTAAGAAAATCCGGGTCGGCTCAGGCGGCATCATGCTGCCCAATCATGCCCCGCTCGTCATCGCCGAACAGTTCGGAACACTGGAATCTCTGTATCCGGGCCGGATAGATCTAGGATTAGGCAGAGCTTCAGGCTCCGACATGCGTACCACCCGCGCTCTCAGGAGGACGCTGGGCAGCAACGGGGATGATTTCCCGGACCTTCTGCGCGAACTGCGCTCTTACTTCCATCCCGAAGACGAACCTATTGAACCGGGAGTACGGGCTATTCCCGGAGAAGGAATGGATATTCCCATCTGGCTGCTGGGCTCCAGCGGGTTCAGCGCACAATTGGCGGGTCGTCTCGGACTGCCTTTCTCATTCGCCAGCCATTTCGCACCGGATTATTTGCTCCAGGCCTTGGATTTATACCGCAGCGCCTTCACTCCCTCGCGAATGTTGGATAAGCCCTATGTTATGATAGGCTTAAATGTCATTGCGGCTGATTCGGCCGAAGAAGCAAGCTGGCTGGCTACTACAGATGAGCAGCAAGTGTTGAATCTGATTCGCGGCCGTACCAGCGAATACAATCCTCCGGTTGAAAACATGGATGCCTTGTGGAATGAGCAAGAAAAAACGCGAATTCGTAAACAAATGGATTTCGGCATTATCGGAGATCGTACCACGATTCTTAAGAAGCTGCCCGTTCTGTTTGAAGAAACGAAGGCGGACGAATTCATCGTAACATCCCATATTTACGATCATCAAGCCCGTTTGCGGTCCTACGAAATTTTAGCGAATGCTGTCAACGAGTTAAGGCAGTAA
- a CDS encoding AAA family ATPase, with the protein MIYLRSFKLSDYTDRNSNIYPDYVFKHVAGEVLLFDRITVLYGNNGSGKSTLLNVISNKLGISGAERMTSYGHSIYAQRFLDLSSYQLGHDEQEHEIRQLPEGSRYMKSEDILYEIKKIQQSSVLREGIMYEQINKGMSKAQAAQYKATYAFKKKLENIQFSQEKYSNGETSMQFFEEYLLPGQLYLLDEPETSLSPANQIRMAEQINELARYFDSQFIIATHSPFVLGTLHAKIYNLDAKPLQTAEWFELDNVQFFYRFFNKHKQLFE; encoded by the coding sequence ATGATTTATTTGAGAAGCTTTAAGCTTTCTGATTATACGGATCGAAATTCCAACATATACCCTGATTATGTATTTAAGCACGTGGCTGGAGAGGTGCTTTTGTTTGATCGAATTACTGTGTTGTATGGCAATAACGGTAGCGGAAAATCCACTTTACTCAATGTAATTTCCAACAAGCTAGGAATCTCGGGGGCTGAAAGAATGACAAGCTATGGGCATAGTATTTATGCTCAGCGATTCCTTGATTTGAGTAGCTATCAGCTTGGGCATGATGAGCAAGAGCATGAAATCAGGCAACTTCCAGAAGGAAGCCGATATATGAAATCAGAGGATATTTTATATGAGATCAAGAAGATACAGCAATCTTCCGTGCTGCGTGAGGGAATAATGTATGAGCAGATTAACAAAGGGATGAGCAAGGCTCAGGCGGCACAATATAAAGCTACGTATGCGTTTAAGAAGAAGCTGGAGAACATTCAATTTTCACAAGAAAAATACTCTAATGGAGAAACGTCCATGCAGTTTTTTGAGGAATATCTGCTACCTGGGCAATTGTATTTATTGGACGAGCCGGAAACGTCACTTTCTCCTGCCAATCAAATAAGAATGGCAGAACAAATAAATGAGCTGGCACGATATTTTGATAGTCAATTTATTATTGCCACTCATTCTCCCTTTGTTTTAGGCACGTTACATGCAAAAATTTATAATCTGGATGCCAAGCCTCTTCAAACAGCAGAATGGTTTGAACTAGACAATGTACAATTTTTTTATCGATTTTTCAATAAGCATAAGCAATTGTTTGAATGA
- a CDS encoding nuclear transport factor 2 family protein: MTFNPADNEKVQEASREIFHKFCKSFLDKDMNQFIELFDDNALFEFPYAPKGFTQKLEGKAAIYEYVKDFPQKFDITRFSEPTFHFAMNPNIMIVEFGIEEAQLLTTGKPYLQKYISVIETRDNKIVHYKDYWNPVVALVALLDEASLQKLLNEQ; the protein is encoded by the coding sequence ATGACGTTCAATCCGGCAGATAATGAAAAGGTACAGGAAGCTTCACGGGAGATCTTCCATAAGTTTTGCAAGTCTTTTTTGGACAAAGACATGAATCAATTTATTGAGCTGTTTGATGACAATGCGCTGTTCGAGTTTCCTTACGCTCCTAAAGGCTTTACTCAAAAACTTGAAGGGAAGGCTGCCATTTATGAGTATGTTAAAGACTTCCCTCAGAAGTTTGATATCACACGGTTCAGTGAACCAACCTTTCACTTCGCGATGAACCCCAATATCATGATAGTCGAATTCGGAATTGAGGAAGCGCAACTCCTGACCACCGGCAAGCCTTATCTTCAGAAATATATTTCCGTGATCGAAACCAGAGACAATAAAATCGTACACTACAAAGATTATTGGAATCCGGTTGTGGCGCTTGTAGCGCTTTTGGATGAAGCTTCATTGCAGAAACTATTAAACGAGCAGTAA
- a CDS encoding NAD-dependent epimerase/dehydratase family protein, which translates to MVNNGKILVTGGRGKTGSRIAKRLTDLGYAVRTADRGTSASESTNEHVAFDWFDETTFEPALKNVDKIYLVGPVAVMDPSKMMVPFLEKALKEGVRRVVLLSSASVPENGPVFGKVHQVIRQLVPEWAVLRPSYFMQNFTEGHHGAQINSDGVMITATGSGRVGFVDADDIAEVGVRALIDEQPHNTDHIITGPDSFSYAEAGEIIGAAAGRTIQHVNISTEELAAGMMKFGMAEDYAHFLAGLDEAIRLHGTEDQVTDTVQRVTGRPPKSLKDFAIAHASHWKQK; encoded by the coding sequence ATGGTGAATAACGGTAAAATTTTAGTGACAGGCGGAAGAGGAAAAACGGGAAGCCGTATAGCTAAGCGGCTAACCGATCTGGGCTATGCCGTTCGTACGGCCGACCGCGGCACTTCCGCTTCAGAAAGCACCAATGAGCATGTGGCTTTTGATTGGTTCGATGAGACGACGTTTGAACCGGCTTTGAAAAACGTGGATAAGATCTACCTGGTGGGTCCCGTTGCAGTCATGGACCCGTCCAAGATGATGGTACCTTTTTTGGAGAAGGCTTTAAAGGAAGGGGTACGCCGGGTCGTGTTACTTAGCAGCGCTTCCGTGCCTGAAAATGGACCTGTGTTCGGCAAGGTGCATCAGGTAATACGTCAGCTTGTGCCGGAATGGGCGGTACTACGGCCTTCTTATTTTATGCAAAACTTCACTGAGGGTCATCATGGAGCGCAAATCAACAGTGACGGCGTGATGATTACGGCTACAGGATCGGGCCGGGTCGGATTCGTTGATGCCGACGATATTGCCGAGGTGGGCGTAAGAGCGCTGATTGATGAGCAGCCTCACAATACCGATCATATCATCACAGGTCCTGATTCGTTTAGTTATGCGGAGGCTGGAGAAATCATCGGCGCTGCTGCAGGACGAACCATCCAACATGTAAATATTAGCACGGAAGAGCTGGCGGCCGGGATGATGAAGTTCGGGATGGCCGAAGACTATGCTCATTTTCTCGCAGGGCTGGATGAAGCGATCAGGCTTCACGGTACTGAAGACCAGGTTACGGATACAGTTCAGCGTGTGACCGGACGACCGCCTAAATCTCTGAAAGACTTTGCCATCGCGCACGCCTCACATTGGAAACAGAAATGA
- a CDS encoding alpha/beta hydrolase — MTQRAVSQGWILDIALAQGGFDALHPEAKATLEECGHNHRDFDRVFELVKSGVMIPKAWSTVAAQAEARAKHYESEGFPATAKDLYQRAAVMWGRAQYSFFNDDPRKTVFRQRCNESVEAIGRLSNQTIQRVELDFEGKKIFGLLFLPEGNVSNAPAVILGPGMDMIKEDYIQIAQRYYTSRGMVALSIEGPGQGESGSSGLKVTLTNYQRAISRYIDFLEELPQVDKNRIGLFGVSMGAIWGLRGAAHDNRLKSLATFMTGPGELEKSFSKAQPSFKANMMYMSGYTDEEKFDKEMAANYSIWHLVSNITCPVLIGNGEFDELIPVEDALALYELIKAPKELRIYENEFHPLGGVAAEIFRYGSEWTQRALNGDFAQRPDKRYYVHTDGRVIEGSANPAWWLGAQPPEILARKQSSES; from the coding sequence ATGACACAACGAGCAGTTTCACAAGGATGGATTCTGGATATCGCACTTGCACAAGGGGGATTTGACGCCCTGCATCCCGAAGCGAAGGCAACGTTAGAAGAATGCGGCCACAATCACAGAGACTTTGACAGAGTATTTGAATTGGTTAAAAGCGGCGTCATGATCCCTAAAGCATGGTCGACCGTTGCGGCCCAAGCAGAAGCACGGGCGAAGCACTATGAAAGTGAGGGATTCCCGGCAACCGCCAAAGACTTGTATCAGCGTGCTGCGGTGATGTGGGGTAGAGCGCAGTATTCTTTTTTTAACGATGATCCCAGAAAAACCGTATTTCGCCAACGTTGTAATGAGTCCGTCGAAGCGATTGGGCGTCTGAGCAATCAAACCATCCAGAGGGTTGAGCTGGATTTTGAAGGCAAAAAAATCTTCGGTCTGTTGTTTCTCCCTGAAGGAAATGTATCGAATGCTCCTGCCGTCATTCTAGGTCCGGGCATGGACATGATCAAAGAGGATTATATACAGATTGCCCAACGCTACTATACGTCACGGGGCATGGTCGCCTTGTCCATTGAAGGGCCTGGTCAAGGAGAATCCGGGTCATCCGGACTCAAGGTCACCTTAACCAACTACCAGCGCGCCATCAGCCGGTATATTGACTTTCTTGAGGAGCTTCCGCAGGTCGACAAGAATCGGATAGGTCTGTTTGGAGTCAGTATGGGCGCGATCTGGGGATTACGGGGAGCTGCCCACGACAATCGCCTGAAATCTTTAGCCACCTTTATGACAGGCCCCGGTGAACTGGAAAAGTCTTTCAGCAAAGCCCAACCAAGCTTCAAGGCCAATATGATGTATATGTCCGGCTACACGGATGAAGAGAAGTTTGATAAAGAAATGGCGGCGAATTACAGCATTTGGCATCTCGTTTCGAACATCACTTGTCCGGTTCTGATCGGCAACGGTGAATTTGACGAGCTTATCCCTGTTGAAGATGCCCTTGCTCTATACGAGCTCATCAAGGCTCCTAAGGAGCTGCGGATCTATGAGAATGAATTCCATCCCCTTGGCGGTGTTGCAGCGGAGATCTTCCGTTACGGTTCGGAATGGACGCAGCGGGCGCTGAATGGCGATTTTGCCCAAAGACCCGATAAACGCTATTATGTGCATACGGATGGGCGTGTCATCGAAGGATCGGCAAATCCGGCATGGTGGCTTGGCGCCCAACCTCCCGAGATCCTTGCGCGGAAACAATCGTCGGAGTCGTAA
- a CDS encoding SDR family NAD(P)-dependent oxidoreductase produces the protein METEMKAGEAMNSLFNLSGKTAIVTGAGRGIGKSIALGLAESGANVVLSSRTQSELEEVANEIRKIGTESLVIPCDVTKPEDIQQVVDETKNRFGSIDILINNAGMTIKTPAEEYELDNWNRIIAVNLTGVFLFAQYAGREMIKQNRGRIINISSVGSTTALTGSVAYCASKGGVNMLTKVLAVEWAKYGVNVNGIAPSYIETPLVKTVSDAKEDFAGKVTERTPLGRMGHPNELAGAAVFLASDAASYITGETIFVDGGWTALGL, from the coding sequence TTGGAAACAGAAATGAAAGCGGGTGAAGCTATGAACTCATTATTTAACTTGAGCGGGAAAACCGCTATTGTGACAGGCGCAGGCAGAGGTATCGGAAAAAGTATTGCTTTGGGATTAGCCGAATCGGGTGCAAATGTGGTTCTATCCAGTCGTACGCAGTCCGAATTAGAGGAGGTGGCGAATGAGATTCGCAAGATAGGAACGGAATCATTGGTGATCCCTTGCGATGTAACGAAGCCCGAGGATATCCAACAAGTAGTAGATGAGACGAAAAATCGTTTCGGATCTATTGATATTCTGATTAACAATGCGGGAATGACGATTAAAACGCCAGCGGAAGAATACGAATTGGACAACTGGAACCGAATTATTGCGGTTAATCTCACCGGTGTTTTCTTATTCGCACAGTATGCGGGCAGGGAAATGATCAAGCAGAACCGTGGACGAATCATTAATATTTCATCAGTGGGGTCCACAACTGCGCTCACAGGCTCTGTCGCCTACTGCGCCAGCAAAGGGGGAGTTAATATGCTGACAAAGGTTCTGGCGGTAGAGTGGGCAAAGTATGGGGTCAATGTGAACGGGATTGCGCCTTCTTATATTGAAACCCCGCTTGTAAAAACCGTCTCGGATGCAAAAGAAGATTTTGCCGGAAAAGTGACGGAACGAACTCCCCTTGGCAGAATGGGCCATCCCAATGAGCTGGCTGGTGCCGCGGTATTTCTTGCATCCGATGCAGCTTCTTATATTACAGGCGAGACCATTTTTGTAGATGGAGGTTGGACGGCTCTCGGCTTGTAA
- a CDS encoding MFS transporter, with amino-acid sequence MKRILFTIIAMAINTNLSVPFFPLYATAFHLNSVIVTGLFVIYSTCLLPVLLIAGPLGDVWGNKKVVYIGLGLAILSTIFFAEATNISLLYLARALAGMASGAFMGTGTALLLQHSSQNQTAHALTLSSIVTMLGFGLGPAISGIIIQYSPLSPVKIPYQSMFIALSISMLLLASIRERRESTGNRRLFQISMGVPSSHRTLFWAFAAPSVFTAFALNGTVLALMPTFVRSVMHSTNFAVPGILLFILLSGGALAQLIPLPGDAFRRIQARVLLLLAGTWCMLMAGTLINSALLWLGKGIQAVGCGWTFQGSMKLTGSMAPVSERARLLSIFYIAAYSGMILPTLGVGILSFYWGLMPALLTFGAIVTSIGIVIVLNSIRLRMVTQAMKR; translated from the coding sequence ATGAAACGTATCCTATTCACAATCATAGCGATGGCTATCAATACGAATCTGTCAGTGCCTTTTTTCCCGCTCTATGCAACTGCTTTTCATCTTAACAGCGTTATCGTTACAGGCTTGTTCGTTATTTATTCCACTTGCCTGCTGCCGGTATTGTTGATCGCAGGTCCTTTAGGGGATGTATGGGGCAATAAAAAAGTAGTGTACATCGGCTTAGGATTGGCAATTCTTTCGACGATATTTTTCGCTGAAGCCACAAATATCTCGTTACTGTACCTTGCACGGGCGTTGGCTGGGATGGCGTCAGGAGCTTTCATGGGAACAGGGACAGCTCTTTTGCTTCAACATTCCTCACAGAACCAAACGGCGCATGCATTGACGCTGTCAAGTATTGTTACCATGCTCGGGTTTGGGCTGGGACCGGCAATTAGCGGCATAATCATCCAGTACAGCCCGCTGTCACCTGTGAAAATTCCTTACCAAAGCATGTTTATCGCTCTGAGCATCAGCATGCTTCTCCTGGCCAGTATCCGTGAAAGGAGAGAATCGACCGGGAATCGGCGACTATTTCAGATCAGTATGGGCGTACCGTCCTCCCATCGAACCTTGTTCTGGGCATTTGCCGCTCCCTCCGTATTTACGGCGTTTGCGCTTAACGGGACTGTACTTGCCTTGATGCCAACCTTCGTTCGGTCTGTAATGCACTCAACCAATTTTGCTGTCCCGGGTATTCTCTTGTTCATTCTGCTTTCGGGAGGGGCGCTTGCCCAGCTAATTCCTTTGCCTGGCGATGCGTTTCGCCGTATACAAGCGAGAGTATTATTGCTGCTTGCAGGGACATGGTGCATGTTAATGGCCGGAACATTGATAAATAGTGCGTTATTGTGGCTGGGGAAGGGGATACAGGCTGTCGGGTGCGGGTGGACGTTTCAAGGCAGCATGAAACTGACCGGGAGTATGGCACCCGTTTCCGAAAGAGCCCGCCTTCTGTCAATCTTTTATATTGCGGCGTATTCAGGCATGATTTTGCCTACATTAGGTGTCGGGATATTATCGTTTTATTGGGGGCTTATGCCGGCCTTGCTTACGTTCGGGGCGATTGTTACTTCAATCGGGATCGTTATTGTGCTGAATTCAATCCGTTTACGAATGGTTACTCAAGCGATGAAAAGATAG
- a CDS encoding helix-turn-helix domain-containing protein: MPQVDRHKERTVNIEFVAVEDFSILPYPERFTLIFITSGSIKGILNQRPISISAPGVLCLAEDAHVQVVEKINVSAQSFSFHPEFLNTITLSETKDYFPTWPRIQTGLSLFQSNNLYTGVPRVTEKAYPLLFEWFFVLGTEVQAQSDALWVCRIKKYLIQILGLLEELNRNNEHSPVDVVLDYIHTNYSKKISLEDLTKCVHLNRVTLNKMFQERCGNTAIGYLLSHRLKVASDLLTHTDMSLNEIARATGFEYDTYFIKQFTARKEMSPTKYRTTSRKFATAQ; encoded by the coding sequence ATGCCACAAGTAGACAGACACAAAGAACGTACCGTGAACATAGAATTTGTCGCCGTGGAGGATTTTAGTATTCTTCCTTATCCAGAACGGTTTACGCTAATTTTTATAACGTCTGGAAGTATAAAGGGGATACTGAACCAACGTCCAATATCTATTAGTGCTCCTGGTGTCCTTTGCTTGGCTGAAGACGCTCATGTGCAAGTGGTTGAAAAGATTAACGTATCTGCACAATCCTTTAGTTTTCATCCCGAATTTCTTAACACTATTACTCTTTCCGAAACGAAGGATTATTTTCCTACATGGCCTAGAATACAAACGGGACTTTCCCTTTTTCAAAGTAATAATTTGTATACTGGAGTGCCTCGTGTAACGGAAAAAGCATACCCGCTATTGTTTGAATGGTTTTTCGTACTTGGCACGGAAGTGCAGGCGCAAAGTGATGCACTCTGGGTATGCCGAATAAAAAAATACCTCATTCAAATTTTAGGTTTGTTGGAGGAATTAAATCGAAATAACGAACACTCACCTGTCGATGTAGTGTTAGATTATATTCACACCAATTATTCGAAGAAAATTTCATTGGAGGATTTGACGAAGTGTGTTCACTTGAACCGTGTGACTCTAAATAAGATGTTTCAGGAAAGATGCGGGAATACAGCGATTGGTTACTTGCTTTCACATCGCTTAAAGGTTGCGAGTGACCTTTTGACACACACAGATATGAGCCTTAATGAAATTGCGCGCGCTACTGGGTTTGAGTATGATACCTACTTTATTAAACAGTTTACAGCTAGAAAAGAGATGTCGCCGACGAAATATCGGACTACCTCTCGTAAGTTTGCCACTGCGCAATAA
- a CDS encoding epoxide hydrolase family protein, translated as MTAEPFHIHVSDEILDDLQYRLRHIRWPDQLEGSGWERGTDLSYLKSLVSYWKDHYNWRAQESELNRFFQFRCNIDGIDVHFIHERGKGPDPLPIILTHGWPDSYLRYQKIIPLLTDPASHGGNPEDSFDVIVPSLPGFGFSGRPNRPGVNNFIVSQMWAKLMTKELGYKKFAAAGGDIGSGVTRYLASNYPELLFGIHLTDVGIIRSLMTSQDEAELSEEELQYKKNASEWISYEGGYMSIQSTKPQTLAYGLSDSPAGLAAWIIEKFRAWSDCKGDLNQKYSKDELLTHIMIYWVTNTIGSSTRMYYENSHSLPPLGRIEVPTGMAIFPADIVLPPKSWTVRNLNVTRWTTMPSGGHFTAMEEPELLASDIRAFYRPIRMKNKQSE; from the coding sequence ATGACTGCTGAACCGTTTCATATTCATGTCTCCGATGAAATCCTTGACGATCTTCAATACAGGCTGCGCCACATCCGTTGGCCCGATCAATTAGAAGGCTCTGGATGGGAGCGAGGAACAGACTTAAGTTATTTAAAATCACTCGTTTCATATTGGAAGGATCATTATAATTGGCGCGCACAAGAATCGGAGTTGAACCGCTTCTTCCAGTTTCGCTGCAATATTGACGGGATAGATGTGCACTTCATACATGAGCGCGGCAAAGGACCTGACCCTCTGCCCATTATTCTTACCCATGGATGGCCAGACAGTTACCTTCGTTATCAAAAAATTATTCCTCTCCTTACGGATCCGGCTAGCCACGGAGGTAATCCTGAGGACTCTTTTGATGTCATTGTCCCTTCATTGCCTGGATTCGGATTTTCTGGTCGCCCTAATCGGCCTGGCGTCAACAATTTTATTGTCTCCCAGATGTGGGCTAAGCTAATGACAAAAGAATTAGGCTACAAAAAATTTGCCGCTGCAGGTGGCGATATTGGCTCCGGTGTTACAAGGTATCTAGCATCAAATTATCCTGAACTTTTATTTGGAATCCATCTAACTGATGTTGGCATTATAAGGAGTCTCATGACTTCACAGGATGAGGCAGAACTCTCTGAAGAAGAACTGCAATATAAGAAAAACGCTTCCGAATGGATTTCATATGAGGGGGGCTATATGTCCATTCAATCGACAAAGCCTCAGACTCTTGCTTATGGACTTTCCGATTCGCCGGCAGGTTTGGCAGCTTGGATAATCGAGAAATTTCGCGCATGGAGCGATTGTAAGGGTGACCTCAACCAGAAATACAGCAAGGATGAGTTGTTGACTCATATTATGATTTATTGGGTGACTAACACCATAGGATCATCTACACGTATGTATTACGAAAATTCGCATTCCTTGCCACCATTGGGTCGCATAGAAGTTCCGACAGGCATGGCCATATTCCCCGCGGATATCGTGCTGCCCCCCAAATCCTGGACTGTGCGCAATCTGAATGTCACTCGTTGGACCACAATGCCTTCCGGCGGGCATTTTACTGCTATGGAAGAACCGGAGCTGCTGGCCAGCGACATTCGCGCATTTTACAGACCTATTAGAATGAAAAATAAACAGTCTGAATAG
- a CDS encoding sigma factor-like helix-turn-helix DNA-binding protein, whose protein sequence is MSQSQNIPVLSQISDLLHLSSKELRVMYYKYYQDKTDREIARILGISRQAVSRRRWTEY, encoded by the coding sequence ATGTCGCAATCTCAGAACATTCCCGTTCTTTCTCAAATCTCCGATCTCTTGCATCTTAGCTCAAAAGAACTGAGGGTTATGTACTATAAGTATTACCAGGATAAAACGGACAGAGAAATTGCTCGAATTTTAGGAATAAGCAGACAAGCTGTCTCGCGCAGACGATGGACGGAATACTAA